TCTTCCACAGATTCGCTTCCTTCTTCGCCTTCGACTCCACTCCACCTACCAAAATGGGGGACGAAAATGGAATCACCACTTTGTCGCCGCCATCATCATCTCGCTCTTCTTTGTCTGTCTTTGTCGTCAAAGTAAGAGTTCCTCTACTCCGTTGCATCCACCGGCGCCACCTGTGCCGTCAAGTCGAAGCTTGCCAGCACGTTCTTGCTGCTGGCGAACCTCCTCATCCGACCCAACAACTGCCCTCTCTTGTTggaaaaactctctctctcccttcttgaGATTCTTTATAGGACCCACTAGAAGGACCAGATTCTGGTGAGGTCAGCCCTCATGGCGAGGCAGCCCTCATCTATGGCTGGGGTGACCGtagaacaaggaaaaagaaagaaagaaaaaaaaaaaaaatataagcaaattcaacaaagttcagaaaaaattaaaaaaatactccACGTCGATATCAACGGTGCCTCATAAGACGGCCTGCgtccatgttagtgatttctaaCCAAAGTTGGCTAGATGGACTATATTAGCATATTTTCAAAATGTGTAAGATTAAATTggctataaaaaaattaaatactgaattaacacaattataataaatttaagatttttttagtaattatccTATAAATTTTCTCGTTCAAGCGAAACAGATGAATTACGTTGTCTCCAAAAGAGagcaaaaatcaaagaaatgacAACGCCTCCAGCCAATAGTGTCAATCACCAAACAATACACTTAGAAAAGGGTCGCATGCTCAGTATTTCAAAGCTTTATCACCACATAAAATAGACCTCCTCATGCGAATGGAAGTTGGCTCAGGTGAAAAGGACCAGCCACTTCACATTTACCATGTCTAGGTTTGATTTTCACTTGCCCGCAGACCCCATCAGTAGCGATTTGTAAATCAACTATAAGTCCTCGATTTTGGCACGTGAGATGCCCTGGCCTTAGAGTGGAGTAGCATACTTTTCTCCTAAACTTCTTTAATTAAAACGAAATTGACCTCCTATCATTTAACTAGCATCAATCTTAAGCCTTGTAACAAACATTACACTTCTAACGACTCTTAACGAGCCAGGTGCACCGCCttattttctttcaacaaaTCCATctagcaaaagagagaaaaaaatgaaatgaccgCTGGCCATCATCCCCCATTGTTATTTGTAAAACCAAAACATCTTGCATTTTAATTGGTCCCATCCATTCTTCACATGTCTGTCGGTGCTTTTTGATGAGATTAAGTATAATCACGAAATTATCAGTGAGTTTTTCTTTGTTGGACAGGCATGAAGGAGAATTAGTGAGAAAAGTTATCGAAAAGGTTTTGAGTAAGTTGCGACGAAATTTTCAGCTTGATGTTACTGAGCACTTACTTGGAATTGATGATCATGTGAACAGAATCATGAAATGGGTAGACACTCCTACCACTAATGCTCGAATGATTGGAATCTATGGCATGGGTGGGATTGGAAAAACGACTCTTGCCAAGGTAATCTATAACCAGCTGTCGAATGACTTTGTGCATCGTAGCTTCCTTGCAGATATTCGAGAAACAGCTTGCCGCAACAATATTGTTCATTTACAAAAGCAACTAATTAAGGGCATTCTACAAATCGAACCTCAATTTGGGAATGTTGATGATGGAattaatttgatcaaatctagattcaaaggaaaaaaggttCTCATTCTTCTGGATGATATAGATCACGAGGATCAATTAAATGCTTTGGCTAGAGAACATAATTGGTTTATGGCAGGAAGTGTTATTATTGTTACAACCAGATATAAAGCCATTCTTGATCAATCTAAATTCGATGTACACAAGTATGATTTGAATGAATTGGATCAGGAGcatgctttgcttttgtttaaTAGACATGCATTTTATATGGACCAATCTTCGAAGGACTTTGAGGGTCTATCTCGTGATATTGTATCCACCATGGGTGGGCTTCCCTTGGCACTTAAGGTCGTAGGTTCATACTTGTATAAAAAACCGAATCAAAAAGTATGGGAAGAtgtgcggaagcagttaaaaagCCAACCACATAGAGACGtccaaaaaatattgcaaataagttatgatgcattagaAGATGGACATAAGcagatttttctcgatattgtttgtttctttattgGCGTAAATGGAACATACATTGAATACGCCATGTACATGTGGGAGGACTGTGGGTTTTATCCAAGTCAAGGTATTGAAGAGTTGAAGTTGAGGTGCTTAATTAAGATTGGAGATTGTGGTCAATTTGagatgcatgatcaattgagagatcttggaaggagcATTTTTTGCCAAGGACAACCGCCTGAGAAACGTAGCGGACCATGGGACGACGACTATGACGGAGTCCCAAAAGTACTAAGAACCTATAGATCGGTAAAATATGgcactcctttctttttctttccctcttattttaatatatttaatttgatcTATTCTAATATGTCATCTATGATGAACATATGCTCTTGCTTTTTAGGAAGAAAGATCTATGTAAACATCCATTTATGTCCATCTTAGATTATTTGTGCTAGCTAAATGGATTATAAGTATTTAAAGGATGAAAAAGTTATaccatttgatttgatttcattgatATAAATTACATCTGTAAAGATTTACTTGACAATCAATTTAAGATCCTTTAACTACAATTTTGCTCTATAAAACTCATTTACTGAAAAGCATGCCATTGTCATAACTAGTTGAAAATATTGATATTCCGAAGGACAAGGACTAGAAGAACGAATGAAGATGAAGTACAAACATCATagattagaaaaatgaagatttttgggttaaaaaaaataaaaagatagtaTGTGCCTATTAcaataattgataatttcaaaACAATCAGATTCGAAAAAATCTCACGCTTATGACATGTGCTTACTTTCTAGTGTAGCCGAATGTATTGGGGGGCTCTTGTAATTTAAGAATCCAATGTTTGAtattattttctccattttgattttgaagatatCGGTCCCTCTATTAGTTATATCTATCTCTTTTCATTCTTATTTCCTCTTAATAGATAAGATAGCAAAAATCcccttaaaaatatttttaggaagatCTTACtgtttttaaaagttttatccCGTTGACCTTGCTCATTTCATGGATTAGGTTAGATGTATGATAAAGAGTGGATTTCATGTGACAGAATTTTCTATCCACTATAAGctgttttatataatttatattgttGGGGATAATGCCTCTTTCGTGCTAGGATTTGactatttataaaataaataaataaataaaacttgaCCAATTAAAGGAAATGTCGTGCTTATTATTATATCCATACCCTTGTCTTCTGATATATGATTTTCAGCACGAAGCCAATTTTTTGAactatattttatcttttacttaAATTATCAATGTTCatgtcattttattattatatattgtCCATTTGGGATGCCTCATAGCCTTATGGCTTATCAAAGGCGAGGAATTAACCCTAGCAATTAACGAAGAGATGGGCAACCAAAACGTCTTTATATTCttgatataatttgaaatagttcgTTCCTATGATTCTATATCACACTCTTTTGTTGATCCAATAACTTCTTAACATTAGCAAAAAGAGCAGGCCATAtggttttttgaaaaatgacaaaaaaagaagtcaaatcTGTTTTGAATAGACAAAATTGCTGAAAGATGATAATATGGGAGGGggaaaaattaaatgattgtaTGATTCGAGagattttgatttaaatttagaaaattaaatagTTATGGGACTAATTTCCAATTGTCTTGACTATTTCAAATATCATTATATCTATTATTTGATTTCTTCAGTTCATTTTGGTGAAATATATGCATATTGCGTGCAAACTTTTGATGAAAGTTTGAGGTTCAAAATCCCTTTTCATAAAGtagatttttctaatgtaaTATACAGTATAGATCGATGTACAAGCGAAAATTATGAAAGATAAAGCGGGATGATGattactaggggtgagcatggtccgggttggtccgggccaccccctaaccctaggaccaacccataCTGtcttggtcctcaatttttaggaccaagGATCGACCCTActgagcctgggaccaaggaccgaaccgacccaatgggttcggtccggttccagggtcaacccagaaccgatcgataatttatttcgtcttgttttttatactccctaaaaaagtaaacctacaaattcaaattacagaTACATCGACAATGCagtattgtgcaactaaactataaataccaatacaagatctcaaatgaagcacaaagtagATATCACTAGTCAAGTTGTGTTTGGAAAGCAAGGGCAAGCTAAgcattagggtttctaattacggcttcttctttttccttttgatttactcGGCGATGAGTGAGGCGCGGCGCGAGTGGCGAGCGCAAGCGTCAAGTGttgagtggggtgagcgtcagCGGCAAACGGCAAGCGTTTAGTGAGGCCAGTGGCAAGCGGTGAGCGTTGAGCGAGACTAGCGGCGAGTGGTGAGTGACGAGCGTTTAGCGAGGCCAGCAACGACAACAAAGGGcgagtggtgagtggcgagcgGCACGAGCAGCACGCACGGTCAAAGGTGAGCGGCGTGGGCAACCAGAGGCGAGCGggatgttgctacttttgattttggcaaattgaagaacaaagaagacaaaatggaagagaacgTACTTTAGGGAAGAAAGCCGTGAGGAGATTTACGGCATAAACTTCGCGCCATTTTGGACGTCGCGAGTCCATGACTATGAGGAGTCCTTGGTCCTCACGGTGAAGAATGTACTATGGAGTTTAGACtgtggaggaggaggccgtgAAGACCTTTACGGCGTaaacttcacgccttttggaattggatgCCGTCTGTCCATGACTGTGAGCATGAGAAGTCAACAActttaacatcattttacttaggtttgaatatataaaagaattatatataatataatataacataaattttagttaggtttgaatatataaagaattatatataatataatatacggggttggtccaACCCTAGACCAACCCAAAACTCTCGGGACCGGGACCACGGCCGCGcggtgttggtcctggaatttcaggaccaaggaccgacctggtccccttgggaaccggaccccgggaccggcagggttgggccggtccaggatcggtccagggttgaccctaaaccgctgctcacccctaatgatTACAACAATTTAGCAATTTTTCCAACGAACAGACTCGAGAAATTATACCCATTGCATTTCACCCATTAACATTTAAAGTTGAGATAATGACAAATGTGTTGAGCTGTGAAAGTGAATTTCTAACCAATTCAACTTTTGGGGGAAAATATAGGTATTGTTATACAAGTCAATCAAAGCCATAAGGGATTTTTTTCACCATCTTCAACTAATTAAATGATCTGTTTTAACAGGAAAGTTAAATAGTATGTTTTGATTTATAAGATGCCAAAGGAAATGATGCCATTCTTATGAAAACGGACATATGATTAAACAATGTCACCACGTCATCTTTTTTAATTAGTTAGCTaatattttagttattttgaaagcaactttttcttttaaaaaaaaaaaatttcaatcccTGTCAAAATTGCTAACCAATGTCACCACGTCACTTTTTAAAcaaacttaaccaaaaaaaaaaaaaaaaaaaaaaagtttcagtTTTCAAAGAAATGATTGAACACTTCATCAAAATAGTTAATAATGTTAAAGATATTAAGGCAATTTactctgaattttttatatatacttTGAATATACATATCTAATTTTATTTCCTTAGATAGTTTTGTAATAAAGTCTATAATAAGCCCTCCATGTAATCTAATATATATAtcgaaatatattgaaaattccccatttttcttttccgcaTTATTACATTTAactaatgaaatgaaaattgggTGCTTCCTTGGCTACTTTAgggcgcatgacaaaattttggccaaaatttgattcttcaatttgtattttcttgatgagtttctgcaaaaaaaaaaaaaaaaaaaaaaaaaaacgtatttgataacaactcaaaatttctatttttttcggTGCAAGACACCGACATCCAGTGTTTGGTGGCCGACATCCAGTGTTTGgctttcatttttcacttttggcGGACAAATTTATTtgtggaatagaaacaaaaatagaaaaatgaaatgtgcGGCCAGCgtccttttgaaaattatagaGAAGAAGTCCAACAACGGGTGGCTAGCATCTTGTGGCGAGTGGTGGGTGGGCAACTAGTGATGACGATAGTAAATGATGGAAAAGgctttcatttttcacttttgtttcagaaatagaaaaattaaaaattttaacttttaatttttacttcaaatttatttgtggaatagaaatgtgttccaaaaataaaaaaatgaaattgtgttatcaaatggattttgttTCCAAACATAATctatggaacaaaaaaaaaaagaaataaagaaacataaattttgtcatgcaagCCCTTACATATGGCTCATCGACACTTTCacaaattcttttgaaaaattatagaGAAGTCAAATGAACATTTACAAATAAACATTTGTATGTTATAAAATGATTTCATgtatatcaaaaaaatttcttgatgttaaattcttttaaaattatacataagtcatttaaaaatttacaagtaAACATTTGTATGTTGTAAACTAgattttttatgtatttcttcTTAAATGAAAGTGAAAATCCATGCGctacaaaattttgaaaaagaagaagaagcaaaagataaAACATTGAGGTGCATTTGCCTTAGTTGTTTTAAagcaataattatttttttctttatctttgcgTCATTTGTTTAACTTCaaaaggtcaaaaaaaaaaaataaatgtgagTTTACATATCCATATATAGGGGAAGGATAAAAAAGGTAATCGTGCAAattcaagatttaaaaaaaaagcaaaaactaaaaagtgaaaaaacttGCAGACGACAAAGTGAAAAATCGTGCAAATCCAAgattaaacaaaaaaaccaaaatcccTGGTTCCACGACTTTTTGGGGGCAGCTTCAAGCGGAGATTCCAAGTTTTTTCTGAAGTGAGATGGCTTGAGTGGGGTCATGGAAACGATGCGTCTCTTTCGACGATCAACttgcatttgccaaaattatTCGGTCTCTTATGGGAGGATCAATTTGGAATCTACATTTGAAATTTATCGAATCACATTGGAAGTTATCAGGGAAGGAATCACAGAGGATTGGGAAGGATGGAATCCATTAATGGTAAGATTGGGGAAAGAATACATCCTCTCTGCGATCTtgaggtttgttttttttttagccaatcaACTCCTCATTTGACGGATTATTCTCCTTTTGTATTAGGCGTCAAAGGGGCTTAAAGTTCTGCATCTTTGGAAGTTGCTATAATTTAAGATGTACTCCTGATCTCTCAGCTTTCACGCAGTTGAAAATTCTCGTATTGAGAGGTTGTGATGGATTGGAGCGTCTCCACCCTTCTATTGGCAAACTCACAAGCCTCGTTACCTTGGACTTGCGTTTCTGTAAAGGTCTCAAGGAGCTACCAAAGGAGGTGGGTggattaaaagatttagaagaaCTTCTTTTAGATTACTCTGGTATTACAGCAATTCCTTCGTCTATTGGTTCTTTGAGGAAATTGAAGAACCGAGTGCCGGGTGTGTGATTCACGAGAGAAATCCCCAGCTCAATTGGGGATTTACAGAATTTGCAACATCTTGACTTGAGTTTTTCTGCGATCGAAAAGCTTCCCAGTGCTATTGGAGGGTTGAAAAATCTGCAGATTCTAAGTCTCACTGCGATTCTCGTCCGAAAGGGGCAATTCCAAGTGAAATCGGTGACTTGCCTTCCCTCaa
The nucleotide sequence above comes from Eucalyptus grandis isolate ANBG69807.140 chromosome 2, ASM1654582v1, whole genome shotgun sequence. Encoded proteins:
- the LOC104434882 gene encoding disease resistance protein RUN1-like is translated as MQQKSIFLSNSPLIATMDNGRSHIETNEGMHPSFISPTPTGEGNDHYDVFLSFRGSDTRKEFADHLYHSLDKAGIVPVFVFRDDKSIPIGEEFGPRILDAIARSKILILIISKNYASSKWCLRELIHIMDHAKSTSHIVLPIFYKVDPSDVRHLKGSFGMAFHSCKEYFDEEDIHKGQQALKEVSYLHGWESEKVANGHEGELVRKVIEKVLSKLRRNFQLDVTEHLLGIDDHVNRIMKWVDTPTTNARMIGIYGMGGIGKTTLAKVIYNQLSNDFVHRSFLADIRETACRNNIVHLQKQLIKGILQIEPQFGNVDDGINLIKSRFKGKKVLILLDDIDHEDQLNALAREHNWFMAGSVIIVTTRYKAILDQSKFDVHKYDLNELDQEHALLLFNRHAFYMDQSSKDFEGLSRDIVSTMGGLPLALKVVGSYLYKKPNQKVWEDVRKQLKSQPHRDVQKILQISYDALEDGHKQIFLDIVCFFIGVNGTYIEYAMYMWEDCGFYPSQGIEELKLRCLIKIGDCGQFEMHDQLRDLGRSIFCQGQPPEKRSGPWDDDYDGVPKVLRTYRSVKYGTPFFFFPSYFNIFNLIYSNMSSMMNICSCFLGRKIYVNIHLCPS